The Pseudonocardia sp. HH130630-07 DNA window GCTCGTGCGCGCAGCGGACGACCGGTCCCAGCTGGGCGTAGCGACGCCCGAGCCGGCGCGCCTGCACCTGGTCGGCCAGCACCTCGGGGTCGGCGAGCCGCTGCTCCAGCTCGGCGTGCTCGTCGAGCAGGGAGGCGACCGACTGGGTGGTCATGACGGCGTCCTTCGGGGTCGGGGGGAGCGGAACGCGGACGGGGCGGCCCGGCAGCGGAACGCGAAACGGCGCCCGCCCCCTCGCCGGAGCGAGGGGACGGGCGCCGTCACGGGAGCTACTGAGCGGCGCGCTGGCGCTTCCCGTACCGGGCCTCGAAGCGGGCGACCCGGCCACCGGAGTCCAGGATCTTCTGCTTGCCCGTGTAGAACGGGTGGCAGGCCGAGCAGACCTCGACGGTGATCGCACCGTTGCCCTTGGTGCTGCGGGTGCTGAACTGGTTGCCGCACCCACAGGTGACCTGGGTGTCGACGTACTGAGGGTGGATGCCCTCGCGCATGGCTTTCTCCTCTCGATGGCCCCGGGTCCCTGGCGGGCCAGGGTGAACCGGTGCCGGAAGCTGACGTCCCATTGAACCACCACGGCCCCGGTGGAATTCCCACCGGGGCCGGAGGTGAACAGCGCCGGCGGCGCTGCGGGCGGAGTGCTACTGCTCCTCGCCGGAACCCGGCGCGTTCTTCGCGACCTGCATCAGGAACTCGATGTTGGTCTTGGTCTTCTTCAGCCGGTCCAGGACCAGGTCGATCGCCTGCTGGTCGTCCAGCGCGGCGAGGACCCGCCGGAGCTTCACCATCACCGCGTGCTCGTCCGGCGACATCAGCAGCTCCTCCTTGCGGGTGCTGCTGTCACCGACGTCGACGGCCGGGAAGATCCGCTTGTCGGCGATCTTGCGGTCGAGCTTGAGCTCGGCGTTGCCGGTGCCCTTGAACTCCTCGAAGATCACCGTGTCCATCGTGGACCCGGTCTCGACCAGCGCGGTGGCGAAGATCGTCAGCGAGCCGCCGTCCTCGATGTTGCGCGCCGCACCGAGGAACCGCTTCGGCGGGTACAGGGCGGTCGAGTCGACACCACCGGACAGGATCCGGCCCGACGCCGGAGCGGCCAGGTTGTAGGCCCGCCCGAGACGCGTGATGTTGTCCAGCAGCACGACGACGTCGTGCCCCATCTCGACCAGTCGCTTCGCCCGCTCGATCGAGAGCTCGGCGACCGTGGTGTGGTCCGACGGCGGGCGGTCGAAGGTGGAGGCGATGACCTCGCCCTTCACCGACCGCTGCATGTCGGTGACCTCCTCCGGCCGCTCGTCGACCAGGACGACCATGAGGTGGCACTCGGGGTTGTTCGTCGTGATCGCGTTCGCGATCGACTGCATGATCGTGGTCTTGCCCGCCTTCGGCGGGGACACGATCAGCGCCCGCTGCCCCTTGCCGACCGGCATGACCAGGTCGATGACCCGGGTGGTCAGCTGGGTGGGCTCGGTCTCCAGGCGGAGCCGCTCGTTCGGGTAGAGCGGGGTCAGCTTGGTGAACTCGGGCCGGTTGCGCGCCGACTCGGGGTCGCGGCCGTTGATCGAGTCCACCCGCACCAGCGGGTTGAACTTCTGCCGCTGCTGCTCGCCCTCCCGGGGCTGGCGGACCGCACCGGTGATCGCGTCACCGCGGCGCAGGCCGTTCTTGCGCACCATCGACATCGAGACGTAGACGTCGGTCGGTCCGGACAGGTAGCCGGTCGTCCGCACGAACGCGTAGTTGTCGAGGATGTCGACGATGCCGGCGACCGGCAGCAGGACGTCGTCCTCGCGGATCTCGGTGTCGACGCCACCCCCGCCGCTGCCGCCGTTGCCGCGCCCGTCGCCGCGCTCGCGCTCGCGGCCCCGGCGACGGTCGCGGAAGCGACGGCCGCGGCGGCCACGGCCGTCGCCGTCGTCGTCGGTGTCGTCGAAGTCCACGCGGTCGTTGCGCTCGCCGCGGTCGTTGCGCTCGTTCCGGTCGCCACGCTCGGCGCGGTCCGGGCGCTCGTTGCGGTCGTTGCGCTCGTTGCGGCCACCCCGGCCGCCACGGCCGCCGCGGCCGCCGTCGTTGCCGTCGCCGGAGGCACGGCCGCCACGGCCGTTCTCGGCGCGCTCGTTGCCGCCACGGCCACCGTCGTTGCCGTCGGCGCCGTTGGTGCCGCCGTTGCCGCCGTTGCGGTTGCGGCGGCCACCGTCGCGGCCGTCGCCGTCGCGGCCCTCACCGTCACCGGCGTCGGGCTTGGCCTCGGGCTTCGTGTCGGGCTGGGCGTCGCGCTGGCCGGCGTCACGCTGGCCGTTGTCCTCGCCCTGGCGCCGGCGGCCACGGGAGCGGCGGCCGCCGCCGTCCTGCGACTCGTCGGGCCGGTCGGCCGGGCGGTCGTCGGACCGCTCCGGGGCGTCGGCCGGAGCCGCCGCGGCAGCGGGCGGCGCCGTGACCTCGGCCGGGGCCGACACGGTGGCCTGCTCGGCGGCGGCCTCCGGGGCCCCGGCCGGGCGGGTCGCCGCGCGGCGGCGCCGGGTGCGCGGAACGGGGGCCTCCTCGGCCGCACCGGTCGCGGCGGGCGCACCGTTCGAAGCGGGGGCGTCGGCGGTCACCGCCGGCGCGGGCGCCGCGGTGTCGCCGAGGGGCAGCTGCGGCGCCTCGGCGCCGTCCGACCCCGCCTTCGGCTTCGACTTCTTCCTGGCCGGAGCCGCCGGGGCGGCCGTGGCAGCCGGGGCGGCCGCGGCGGCGCCGCCCTGCCGCTCCTTGATCGCCGCGATGAGGTCACCCTTACGCATCCCGGAGATGTCCGGGATGTTCAGCTCGGTGGCCAGCTGACGCAGCTCGGCCAGCACCATGCCGGACAGTCCACCGCGACGGCGGGGAGCCGTCTCGGTCGACGTGGTCCCGGTACCGGCGAGATCGGTCTCGCTCACAGAGTTCCTTCCTGACCGACCCGGTTGTCCTGTCCAGGTCAGGGGATGTCGCACGCTCGACCGGCGCGGAGACCCCGCACCGGCAGCATTTACAAGGATGGAGTCCACGACGACATCGCGGGAGTCGGGCCGCCCGTTCGGGATTCCGAATCCGGTCAGAAAGGAGATCGGGCGAGCGGGGCCCGGCTGCAAGACTGCGCCGACGTCGCGTGGTTCGCCATGCACGGGCGAGACTAGACGTATCGCCCCGGGGCGGCAACAACCCCCCGGCCCGACGCGCCGACGGATGACGTCGGGAACATCACGTCACCACGACACATCGCGCACAACCGTTCCGAGCTGCACGAACCGGGTGGTCAGAGCACCTCGACCCGGACGCCCTCGGTGTCCACCCCGAGCGGCCGGACCGCGAACCCCTCGGTGTCCACCCCGGCCGGCACCGCGCCGTCGGTGGTCAGTGCCAGCACCGTCGGACCGGCACCGGAGACCGCGGCGGCGACACCGTGTTCGCGCAGCGCCTCGACCAGCCGCAGCGATGCCGGGTAGGCCGGCCGCCGGTACGGCTGGTGCAGCCGGTCCTCGGTGGCCGCGAGCAGCAGGTCCGGCCGCCGGGTGAGCGCGAGCACCGCGAGCGCGCAGCGGCTGCCGGTGTGCGCGGCGTCGGCCAGCGGGACCTGCGCCGGGAGCAGGCCCCGGGTGGTCCGGGTGGAGGACTCGGTCCCGGGCACGAGGGCCACCGGCGCCACGTCCGGATGGACGTCGAGCTTCTCGGCGTGGAACCGGCGGGCCGAGCCCGGCGCCTCCCAGGCGACGACGAACCCGCCGAGCAGGCTGGCGGCCGCGTTGTCGGCGTGCCCCTCCATCCCGGCCGCGAGCTGCAGCAGCACGTCGCGCTCCAGCTCGACGTCCCGCCCGGCGAGCACCGCGGCCGCGGTCACCCCGGCGACGGCGGCGGCGGCCGAGCTGCCCAGCCCACGCGAGTGCGGTACGGCGTTGGTGCAGCGCAGTCGCAGCCCCTCGGGGGCCTCGCCGAACAGCTCGAACGCCTGCCGCATCGCCCGCAGGACGAGGTGCCGCTCGTCGCGCGGGACGAACCGGGCCCCCTCCCCCGCGACGTCGACGAACACCCCAGCCGACGACTGGACCTCGACGTCGATCTCGTCGTACAGGCCCAGCGCCATACCGAGGCAGTCGAACCCCGGCCCGAGGTTCGCCGTCGACCCGGGCACGCGGACCCGGACGCGGGTGGGGCGGCCCATCAGGCCAGCTCGAGCGCGGCCACGACGGCGCCCGGGTCGATCGGGACGATCTCCGGGTCCGGCGCGGTGAGCAGCGCGGTGTCCGGGTCCTTGAGCCCGTGCCCGGTCACCGTGCAGACGACGAGGGAGTCCGCGGGCAGGGTGCCGTCGGCGTGCGACTGGAGCAGCCCGGCCACACTGGACGCCGACGCCGGCTCCACGAACACGCCCTCCTGCGCGGACAGCATCCGGTAGGCGGACAGGATCTCGTCGTCGGTGACGGCGGCGAAGCGACCGCCCGACTCGTCGCGGGCGGTGGTGGCGCCCTTCCACGACGCCGGGGCGCCGATCCGGATCGCGGTCGCGATCGTCTCCGGCGCGCTGACCGGTGCACCGTGCACCAGCGGCGCGGCACCGGCGGCCTGGAAGCCGAACATCCGCGGGAGCCCGGAGACGATGCCGTCGGCGTGGTAGCCGCGGTAGCCCTGCCAGTAGGCGGTGATGTTGCCGGCGTTGCCCACCGGCAGGCAGTGCACGTCCGGGGCGCGGCCGAGCTGGTCGCAGATCTCGTAGGCCGCCGAGGCCTGGCCCGCGATCCGGGTCGGGTTCACCGAGTTGACCAGCGCGATCGCCGGGAAGTCGGCCGTGGTCTTGCGGGCGAGCTCCAGGCAGTCGTCGAAGTTGCCGTCGATCTGCAGGATCCGGGCGCCGCTCGCGACGGCCTGGGCCAGCTTGCCCAGCGCGATCTTGCCGCTCGGCACGAGCACCGCGCACGTCATCCCGGCCCGGGTCGCGTAGGCGGCGGCCGACGCCGACGTGTTCCCGGTGGACGCGCAGAGCACGCTCTGCTTGCCGTCGGCCAGCGCCGCGGTGACCGCCATGGTCATCCCGCGGTCCTTGAACGAGCCGGTCGGGTTGGCCCCGTCGACCTTCAGGTACACCTGGCAGCCGGTCAGCTCGGACAGCCGCGGCGCCGGGAGCAGCGGGGTCCCGCCCTCGCCCAGG harbors:
- the rpmE gene encoding 50S ribosomal protein L31, encoding MREGIHPQYVDTQVTCGCGNQFSTRSTKGNGAITVEVCSACHPFYTGKQKILDSGGRVARFEARYGKRQRAAQ
- the thrC gene encoding threonine synthase is translated as MPVRPDWTVVTLGEGGTPLLPAPRLSELTGCQVYLKVDGANPTGSFKDRGMTMAVTAALADGKQSVLCASTGNTSASAAAYATRAGMTCAVLVPSGKIALGKLAQAVASGARILQIDGNFDDCLELARKTTADFPAIALVNSVNPTRIAGQASAAYEICDQLGRAPDVHCLPVGNAGNITAYWQGYRGYHADGIVSGLPRMFGFQAAGAAPLVHGAPVSAPETIATAIRIGAPASWKGATTARDESGGRFAAVTDDEILSAYRMLSAQEGVFVEPASASSVAGLLQSHADGTLPADSLVVCTVTGHGLKDPDTALLTAPDPEIVPIDPGAVVAALELA
- the thrB gene encoding homoserine kinase yields the protein MGRPTRVRVRVPGSTANLGPGFDCLGMALGLYDEIDVEVQSSAGVFVDVAGEGARFVPRDERHLVLRAMRQAFELFGEAPEGLRLRCTNAVPHSRGLGSSAAAAVAGVTAAAVLAGRDVELERDVLLQLAAGMEGHADNAAASLLGGFVVAWEAPGSARRFHAEKLDVHPDVAPVALVPGTESSTRTTRGLLPAQVPLADAAHTGSRCALAVLALTRRPDLLLAATEDRLHQPYRRPAYPASLRLVEALREHGVAAAVSGAGPTVLALTTDGAVPAGVDTEGFAVRPLGVDTEGVRVEVL
- the rho gene encoding transcription termination factor Rho, encoding MSETDLAGTGTTSTETAPRRRGGLSGMVLAELRQLATELNIPDISGMRKGDLIAAIKERQGGAAAAAPAATAAPAAPARKKSKPKAGSDGAEAPQLPLGDTAAPAPAVTADAPASNGAPAATGAAEEAPVPRTRRRRAATRPAGAPEAAAEQATVSAPAEVTAPPAAAAAPADAPERSDDRPADRPDESQDGGGRRSRGRRRQGEDNGQRDAGQRDAQPDTKPEAKPDAGDGEGRDGDGRDGGRRNRNGGNGGTNGADGNDGGRGGNERAENGRGGRASGDGNDGGRGGRGGRGGRNERNDRNERPDRAERGDRNERNDRGERNDRVDFDDTDDDGDGRGRRGRRFRDRRRGRERERGDGRGNGGSGGGGVDTEIREDDVLLPVAGIVDILDNYAFVRTTGYLSGPTDVYVSMSMVRKNGLRRGDAITGAVRQPREGEQQRQKFNPLVRVDSINGRDPESARNRPEFTKLTPLYPNERLRLETEPTQLTTRVIDLVMPVGKGQRALIVSPPKAGKTTIMQSIANAITTNNPECHLMVVLVDERPEEVTDMQRSVKGEVIASTFDRPPSDHTTVAELSIERAKRLVEMGHDVVVLLDNITRLGRAYNLAAPASGRILSGGVDSTALYPPKRFLGAARNIEDGGSLTIFATALVETGSTMDTVIFEEFKGTGNAELKLDRKIADKRIFPAVDVGDSSTRKEELLMSPDEHAVMVKLRRVLAALDDQQAIDLVLDRLKKTKTNIEFLMQVAKNAPGSGEEQ